Proteins encoded together in one Thermococcus gammatolerans EJ3 window:
- a CDS encoding radical SAM protein produces the protein MGIKMSWEDFARSMGVEPQILENKEARLLKKFVMDLKIPTHCQGCQGLDLSNPNPVHHPSYELTPACNHDCIFCYSNVAVKLGKAPKPGYYGWENPKAITVSQYGEPLLSPRIVEVNKMLRERFPEARLDLQTNGSLLTEELWEKLDFDLVMISLDASTREKHLKITNADTFDAVVNALRIVGSDESVRSVVRTIFMPGINDEDIPKIAELASSLGVDEMMLQPLTIHELNVERLRKAGLDFDRAESVREFLKAAMEAKKYIDVRISGCQLVLYQKMDHLTLFSARRVARDVVPLVKRERNVT, from the coding sequence ATGGGCATAAAGATGAGCTGGGAAGACTTTGCGAGAAGCATGGGTGTAGAGCCTCAGATCCTCGAGAACAAGGAGGCAAGGCTTCTCAAGAAGTTTGTTATGGATCTAAAAATTCCAACCCACTGTCAGGGCTGTCAGGGCCTCGATCTGAGCAATCCAAACCCGGTTCATCATCCGAGCTACGAGCTGACCCCAGCGTGCAACCACGACTGCATATTCTGCTACTCGAACGTCGCTGTGAAGCTTGGAAAGGCTCCAAAGCCCGGCTACTACGGCTGGGAGAACCCGAAGGCAATAACAGTCTCGCAGTACGGGGAACCCCTTCTCAGCCCGCGCATCGTTGAGGTAAACAAAATGCTCCGCGAGCGCTTTCCAGAGGCGAGACTTGACCTCCAGACCAACGGCTCGCTTTTGACCGAGGAGCTGTGGGAAAAGCTCGACTTCGACCTCGTCATGATAAGCCTCGACGCTTCAACCAGAGAAAAGCACCTCAAAATAACGAACGCAGATACCTTCGACGCCGTTGTGAATGCACTGAGAATAGTTGGCTCGGACGAGAGCGTTCGCTCGGTCGTTAGAACGATCTTCATGCCCGGGATAAACGACGAGGACATACCTAAAATAGCCGAACTTGCATCTTCCCTTGGCGTCGACGAGATGATGCTCCAGCCCCTCACGATCCATGAACTCAACGTGGAAAGGCTGAGGAAGGCGGGCCTCGACTTCGATAGGGCTGAGAGCGTGAGGGAGTTCTTGAAGGCCGCGATGGAGGCCAAGAAGTACATCGACGTTCGCATAAGCGGCTGCCAGCTAGTTTTGTACCAGAAGATGGATCACCTCACCCTCTTCAGCGCGCGGCGTGTCGCGAGGGACGTTGTTCCGCTGGTAAAAAGGGAACGAAATGTAACGTGA
- the taw3 gene encoding tRNA(Phe) 7-((3-amino-3-carboxypropyl)-4-demethylwyosine(37)-N(4))-methyltransferase Taw3, with protein sequence MGFLYIKNFDEQKARAMEGLRRALEEGKVDEDIITLLEKINALENYFTTSSCSGRISVMEMPHFGDKVNSVWLGKWHREVTVEEVLEAVVRHSKGQLWFLVRSPILHVGARTLEDAVKLLNLAIGLGFKYSNIKSVSHKKLLVEIRSTERMDVPLGSDGELWVDEAYIEKIVTIANDQLRRFKRKLKRLEEEIE encoded by the coding sequence ATGGGCTTCCTCTACATCAAGAACTTCGACGAGCAGAAGGCCAGAGCAATGGAGGGCCTCCGGCGGGCCCTAGAAGAGGGGAAGGTTGATGAGGACATAATAACCCTGCTCGAGAAAATCAACGCGCTTGAGAACTACTTCACAACCTCCTCATGCTCGGGCAGAATCTCGGTCATGGAGATGCCCCACTTCGGCGACAAGGTTAATTCAGTCTGGCTCGGCAAGTGGCACAGAGAAGTCACCGTCGAGGAGGTTCTTGAGGCGGTTGTGAGGCACTCCAAGGGTCAGCTCTGGTTCTTGGTCAGGAGCCCAATCCTTCACGTCGGCGCAAGAACTCTGGAGGACGCGGTTAAACTGCTCAACCTCGCGATAGGGCTGGGCTTCAAGTACTCGAACATTAAAAGCGTGAGCCATAAGAAGCTCCTCGTTGAGATACGCTCGACGGAGAGAATGGACGTTCCGCTCGGCTCTGATGGGGAGCTCTGGGTCGATGAGGCCTACATCGAGAAAATCGTTACCATAGCGAACGACCAGCTGAGAAGGTTTAAGAGAAAGCTGAAGAGGCTGGAGGAAGAAATTGAATAG
- a CDS encoding DNA methyltransferase, with translation MTLDKWIHFKSSSVSEKKDIDSILTELSRKVSQKVTFVNNANEPIHRWFKFPAGFSASLVRNSINIFRITSKDTILDPFTGSGTVNVEAKRLGITSVGVEAHPLVAKIAQIKTYWEFEPKELYTHVTSIINDIERKLNSKRILHDYEDQIMKSPKLLLKVYPPETLARLYFIRDYITHTNIDDHIRDFLLLALLGILREVTDVDVGWPYILPKKKKRIAKPVMEAFRERVLLMYHDLKEVKEQVQNPAMAEIYNFDSRFLAKIINENSIDFIFTSPPYLNNYDYADRTRLELYFLGWCTSWRDITEKIRRRLMIAATTQVQRSKMRNIKLSGLIPPEVTDELNEKISQLAQEREKRSGKKDYDLMVLGYFNDISRILSQMYAVLKPKKYAVIIVGDSAPYGVYIPTHEYIAKISKFVGFSDYRILLLRERGKRWKAIKGIRRHNIDLGEYMVVLKK, from the coding sequence ATGACACTAGATAAATGGATTCACTTTAAGTCATCCTCCGTTAGTGAAAAAAAAGACATTGATAGTATTCTGACGGAATTATCTAGGAAAGTTTCTCAAAAAGTTACTTTTGTTAACAATGCTAATGAACCCATTCATAGATGGTTTAAATTTCCTGCAGGATTTTCTGCGTCGTTAGTGAGAAATTCTATTAATATTTTTAGAATCACATCTAAAGATACTATTCTTGATCCTTTTACAGGTTCTGGAACTGTAAATGTAGAAGCGAAGAGACTCGGAATAACTTCTGTTGGTGTTGAGGCACATCCTCTCGTAGCTAAAATTGCCCAGATAAAGACTTATTGGGAATTTGAGCCAAAAGAATTATACACTCATGTTACTTCAATTATAAATGACATTGAACGAAAATTAAACTCTAAACGCATACTTCATGATTATGAAGATCAGATAATGAAATCCCCAAAATTATTGCTAAAAGTATATCCTCCTGAAACTTTAGCAAGATTATATTTTATTAGAGACTACATAACACATACTAATATTGACGATCACATTAGAGACTTTTTACTGTTGGCACTATTAGGTATTTTGAGAGAAGTTACAGATGTCGATGTTGGATGGCCATATATCTTGCCCAAGAAGAAAAAAAGAATAGCAAAACCTGTAATGGAAGCATTTAGGGAAAGAGTTCTTCTTATGTACCATGATCTAAAGGAAGTCAAAGAACAAGTACAGAACCCGGCAATGGCAGAAATATATAACTTTGATTCTCGATTTCTGGCCAAAATAATAAACGAAAATAGCATTGATTTTATTTTTACTTCTCCTCCTTATTTAAACAATTATGACTATGCTGATAGAACACGACTTGAGCTGTATTTTTTGGGATGGTGTACTAGTTGGAGAGATATAACTGAGAAAATTAGGAGAAGATTAATGATAGCGGCCACCACACAAGTTCAGCGATCAAAAATGAGAAATATAAAACTAAGTGGTCTGATACCTCCAGAAGTTACAGATGAACTAAATGAAAAAATAAGTCAGCTGGCTCAAGAACGAGAAAAAAGAAGTGGTAAAAAAGACTATGATCTCATGGTACTTGGATATTTTAATGATATATCTAGAATTCTATCTCAGATGTATGCAGTATTAAAACCCAAAAAATACGCAGTAATCATTGTTGGAGATTCTGCCCCGTATGGGGTATATATTCCTACACATGAATATATAGCAAAAATATCCAAGTTTGTAGGTTTCTCTGACTATAGGATATTACTACTACGAGAAAGGGGCAAAAGATGGAAAGCAATTAAGGGTATACGGAGGCACAACATAGATTTAGGAGAATACATGGTAGTGCTAAAAAAATAG
- a CDS encoding DUF1464 family protein, with the protein MRVIGVDPGTKSFDVIGLEDGKIKLDLTFPSEVVAEDPGKIVKAIEDFNAELIIGPSGYGVPLKHISELTERDRFEMTLVREEEMKEIPVLLGLQEMVDQMAQKGMNVWFIPGVIHLPTVPEWRKYNRVDMGTADKMAITVLGIYDQAKRLGLEYSEVSFVLLEVGFGYNYAGAVKGGKIVDGIGGTIFPGPAYVNSGALDGEVAYLMGRIKKWHLFWGGATVIAANEILPPEEFAKRLDEEPFSKAWEAMKDGFIKAVASELAVVGDAKEIILSGRLMRIDELRKDVEDTFEELFDLPVVRQRGLEGKAKEAAQGSAIIGDGLVGGQFRELVEHVEIKKSRGSVLDYVKLPLDV; encoded by the coding sequence GTGAGGGTCATAGGTGTTGACCCTGGAACCAAGAGCTTCGATGTTATAGGCCTTGAAGATGGAAAGATAAAGCTCGATTTAACGTTTCCGAGCGAGGTCGTTGCCGAAGACCCAGGGAAGATCGTTAAGGCCATCGAGGACTTCAACGCCGAGCTCATAATCGGCCCCTCGGGCTACGGGGTTCCTCTGAAGCACATAAGCGAGCTGACCGAGAGAGACCGCTTCGAGATGACCCTCGTTAGAGAGGAGGAAATGAAGGAAATCCCCGTTCTCCTCGGACTGCAGGAGATGGTCGACCAGATGGCACAGAAGGGCATGAACGTCTGGTTCATTCCAGGGGTCATTCACCTTCCGACCGTCCCCGAGTGGAGGAAGTACAACAGGGTGGACATGGGGACGGCCGATAAAATGGCGATAACCGTGCTCGGCATCTACGACCAGGCAAAGAGGCTTGGACTTGAGTACAGCGAGGTTTCCTTCGTCCTCCTCGAGGTGGGCTTCGGCTACAACTACGCGGGAGCCGTGAAGGGAGGAAAAATCGTTGACGGCATCGGCGGGACGATATTCCCTGGCCCAGCTTATGTAAACAGCGGTGCCCTCGACGGGGAAGTAGCTTATCTGATGGGGAGGATAAAGAAGTGGCACCTCTTCTGGGGCGGGGCAACGGTGATAGCGGCCAACGAGATACTTCCACCGGAGGAGTTTGCCAAGCGTCTCGACGAGGAGCCCTTCTCAAAGGCCTGGGAAGCCATGAAGGACGGTTTTATCAAGGCCGTTGCCTCAGAACTTGCCGTCGTTGGGGACGCTAAGGAGATAATCCTCTCGGGCAGGCTGATGCGCATAGACGAGCTCCGGAAGGACGTGGAAGACACATTCGAGGAGCTCTTTGACCTTCCCGTCGTCAGGCAGAGGGGCCTTGAGGGTAAGGCCAAAGAAGCCGCCCAGGGGAGCGCTATAATCGGCGACGGCCTCGTGGGGGGCCAGTTCAGGGAGCTCGTGGAGCACGTGGAGATAAAGAAGAGCCGCGGGAGCGTCCTCGACTACGTAAAGCTCCCGCTCGATGTTTAA
- the thsB gene encoding thermosome subunit beta has product MAQLAGQPVVILPEGTQRYVGRDAQRLNILAARIVAETIRTTLGPKGMDKMLVDSLGDIVITNDGATILDEMDIQHPAAKMMVEVAKTQDKEAGDGTTTAVVIAGELLKKAEELLDQNIHPSIIIKGYALAAEKAQEILEGMAKDVSPEDVETLKKAAVTAITGKAAEEEREYLAEIAVEAVRQVAEKVGDKYKVDLDNIKFEKKEGGSVKDTKLIRGVVIDKEVVHPGMPRRVENAKIALINEALEVKETETDAEIRITSPEQLQAFLEQEERMLKEMVDKIKEVGANVVFVQKGIDDLAQHYLAKYGIMAVRRVKKSDMEKLAKATGAKIVTNVRDLTPEDLGEAELVEQRKVAGENMIFVEGCKNPKAVTILIRGGTEHVVDEVERALEDAVKVVKDIVEDGKILPAGGAPEIELAIKLDEYAKEVGGKEQLAIEAFAEALKVIPRTLAENAGLDPVETLVKVIAAHKEKGPTIGVDVFEGEPADMMEKGVIAPLRVTKQAIKSASEAAIMILRIDDVIAASKLEKDKEGGKGGSEDFSSDLD; this is encoded by the coding sequence ATGGCCCAGCTCGCTGGACAGCCGGTCGTTATTCTGCCGGAGGGAACCCAGAGGTACGTCGGAAGGGACGCTCAGAGGCTCAACATCCTCGCCGCCAGAATCGTTGCCGAGACCATAAGGACCACCCTCGGCCCGAAGGGTATGGACAAGATGCTCGTCGACAGCCTCGGCGACATCGTCATCACCAACGACGGTGCCACTATCCTCGACGAGATGGACATCCAGCACCCTGCTGCCAAGATGATGGTTGAGGTTGCGAAGACTCAGGACAAGGAGGCCGGTGATGGTACCACCACCGCCGTTGTCATTGCTGGCGAGCTTCTCAAGAAGGCTGAGGAACTGCTCGACCAGAACATCCACCCGAGCATAATCATCAAGGGTTACGCTTTAGCTGCCGAGAAGGCCCAGGAGATTCTTGAGGGCATGGCCAAGGACGTTAGCCCAGAAGACGTCGAGACCCTCAAGAAGGCCGCCGTCACGGCCATCACCGGAAAGGCTGCCGAGGAGGAGCGCGAGTACCTCGCCGAGATTGCCGTCGAGGCCGTGAGGCAGGTCGCCGAGAAGGTCGGCGACAAGTACAAGGTCGACCTCGACAACATCAAGTTCGAGAAGAAGGAGGGCGGAAGCGTCAAGGACACCAAGCTCATCAGGGGTGTTGTCATCGACAAGGAGGTCGTTCACCCCGGTATGCCGAGGAGGGTTGAGAACGCCAAGATTGCTCTCATCAACGAGGCCCTCGAGGTCAAGGAGACCGAGACCGATGCCGAGATCAGGATTACCAGCCCGGAGCAGCTCCAGGCCTTCCTTGAGCAGGAGGAGCGCATGCTCAAGGAGATGGTCGACAAGATCAAGGAGGTTGGAGCGAACGTCGTCTTCGTCCAGAAGGGCATCGATGACCTCGCCCAGCACTACCTCGCCAAGTACGGCATAATGGCCGTTCGCAGAGTCAAGAAGAGCGACATGGAGAAGCTCGCCAAGGCAACTGGAGCCAAGATCGTCACCAACGTCCGCGACCTGACTCCTGAGGACCTTGGTGAGGCGGAGCTCGTCGAGCAGAGGAAGGTCGCCGGCGAGAACATGATATTCGTCGAGGGCTGCAAGAACCCGAAGGCGGTAACCATACTCATCAGGGGCGGAACCGAGCACGTTGTCGATGAGGTCGAGAGGGCCCTTGAGGACGCCGTCAAGGTCGTCAAGGACATCGTCGAGGACGGCAAGATACTTCCGGCCGGCGGAGCTCCCGAGATTGAGCTCGCCATCAAGCTCGACGAGTACGCCAAGGAGGTCGGCGGCAAGGAGCAGCTCGCCATCGAGGCCTTCGCAGAGGCCCTCAAGGTCATCCCGAGGACCCTGGCAGAGAACGCCGGTCTTGACCCGGTCGAGACCCTCGTTAAGGTCATCGCCGCCCACAAGGAGAAGGGTCCGACCATCGGTGTCGACGTCTTCGAGGGCGAGCCGGCCGACATGATGGAGAAGGGTGTCATCGCTCCGCTCAGGGTCACCAAGCAGGCCATCAAGAGCGCCAGCGAGGCCGCAATAATGATACTCAGAATCGACGACGTCATCGCCGCCAGCAAGCTCGAGAAGGACAAGGAAGGAGGCAAAGGCGGAAGCGAGGACTTTAGCAGCGACCTCGACTGA
- a CDS encoding anaerobic ribonucleoside-triphosphate reductase activating protein: MLTSGWKSVSMVDVHGKVTFTLWLCGCNLRCPFCHNWRIAEGLDCFPLDEKALLDELEASAFLIDYFHVTGGEPLVQWRELGSLFAGVKLLDVPISLNTNLTLVGPLEKLLKADLVNHIATDLKAPTALYGLPEKASLTLWKLFLRGLEVVSDYGVPLELRIPVARNLEQWPYIEEGLRRIKTDFYVVLNPLVGRPLTNPRNEAWCSEHCWPAKEVEELREKLEGLGIEVYVNQFGTPNDTKLKGI, from the coding sequence ATGCTCACGAGCGGGTGGAAGAGCGTCAGCATGGTCGACGTTCACGGAAAGGTTACCTTCACGCTCTGGCTCTGCGGGTGCAACCTGAGGTGCCCCTTCTGCCACAACTGGCGCATAGCTGAAGGTCTTGACTGCTTCCCCCTAGATGAAAAAGCCCTCCTCGACGAGCTTGAGGCGAGCGCGTTTCTCATAGACTACTTCCACGTCACGGGTGGGGAACCGCTGGTGCAGTGGAGAGAGCTGGGATCACTCTTCGCTGGGGTTAAGCTCCTCGACGTTCCCATAAGCCTCAACACGAACCTAACCCTCGTTGGACCCCTTGAAAAGCTCCTGAAGGCTGACCTGGTGAACCATATAGCAACCGACCTTAAGGCTCCTACTGCACTATACGGGCTCCCTGAAAAAGCTTCGCTAACGCTCTGGAAGCTCTTCCTGAGGGGTCTCGAAGTTGTTTCTGACTATGGAGTTCCGCTTGAGCTTAGAATTCCAGTGGCAAGGAATCTTGAGCAGTGGCCGTACATCGAGGAGGGTCTAAGAAGGATTAAAACGGACTTCTACGTGGTCTTGAACCCGCTCGTTGGGAGACCACTGACGAATCCAAGAAACGAGGCATGGTGCTCGGAACACTGCTGGCCAGCAAAAGAAGTCGAGGAACTGCGGGAGAAGCTTGAGGGACTCGGCATTGAGGTTTACGTGAACCAGTTTGGAACACCTAATGATACCAAGCTCAAGGGGATATGA
- a CDS encoding anaerobic ribonucleoside triphosphate reductase, whose protein sequence is METMKRDIIQEYAGWSSLDVLENANRYPGPTGFFAYVMEEALKESLSLVPKEGREAHFSGDIYIHKLPYSLYIPYCTGHSTARLLEKGLKTPTIVSRPARHFDTYVDHIANYLITMQHYFSGAQALSSVEWYAGPFIRKEGLDRRKIRQQIQRLVYNLNYPSRVGMQTPFTNFTVTLDAPKKMLEGDHAVYAGERVEPLGEYEREAKDFFIALTEVLREGDALGQPFTFPIPTLMVTAKMLWDDPEIFEAVFATASKRGSFYWLNTNVVDPDASYAMCCRIAIDKTEMAFAFGVSGKSAEEEALERLERGRFGGLWAMPDVTGSVNVTTVNLPRLALKARGNDDKFWEEYEKVLGVVRKTTDWFRERYVRLITSYKHMYSMIHLYLEEFPGSHFNTVGILGLPEAASIYLNEPKLWEEGTRKDWLRAAELMKEMVEFATAKAREWMRETGTPWNVEEVPGESAAAKLAIKDMREFPELKEYLSDPENPIYSTSVAPYYGALELADRIRVEEKVQKSFTGGVMMHIFLGEEPDPEALAKLTKRLMRTELVYWSYTPAITVCNACGYSTTGLYTHCPRCGSENVEVWSRIIGYYRPLKNWNPFRKKEFWTRRHYSS, encoded by the coding sequence ATGGAGACTATGAAGCGTGACATCATTCAGGAGTACGCTGGCTGGAGCAGTCTGGACGTTCTTGAGAACGCGAACCGCTATCCCGGTCCGACCGGTTTCTTCGCCTATGTGATGGAGGAGGCATTGAAAGAGAGCCTCTCGCTCGTCCCAAAGGAGGGCAGGGAAGCGCACTTCTCTGGAGACATTTACATCCACAAGCTCCCTTACAGCCTCTACATCCCATACTGCACAGGCCACAGCACGGCAAGGCTCCTCGAAAAGGGTCTCAAGACTCCAACGATTGTCTCCCGACCGGCCAGGCACTTCGATACCTACGTCGACCACATAGCGAACTACCTCATTACGATGCAGCACTACTTCAGCGGTGCCCAGGCTTTGAGCTCGGTCGAGTGGTACGCGGGGCCTTTCATAAGGAAAGAGGGCTTGGACAGGCGTAAAATCAGACAGCAGATTCAGAGGCTGGTTTACAACCTCAACTACCCGAGCAGGGTGGGAATGCAGACTCCATTCACCAACTTCACCGTGACGCTCGACGCTCCCAAAAAGATGCTCGAGGGCGACCACGCGGTTTACGCTGGCGAGAGGGTTGAACCCCTCGGTGAGTACGAGAGGGAAGCTAAGGACTTCTTCATCGCCCTGACCGAGGTTCTCCGTGAGGGGGACGCCCTCGGCCAGCCATTCACCTTCCCGATTCCGACGCTGATGGTGACCGCCAAGATGCTCTGGGACGACCCTGAAATATTTGAGGCGGTCTTTGCGACGGCGTCGAAGCGCGGGAGCTTCTACTGGCTGAACACGAACGTTGTGGACCCCGACGCGAGCTACGCGATGTGCTGCAGGATTGCCATTGACAAGACTGAGATGGCGTTCGCCTTCGGCGTCTCCGGGAAGAGCGCCGAGGAGGAAGCGCTGGAAAGGCTTGAAAGGGGACGTTTCGGCGGGCTCTGGGCGATGCCCGACGTCACCGGCTCGGTGAACGTCACGACCGTGAACCTCCCGAGGCTCGCCCTTAAGGCCAGGGGAAACGACGATAAGTTCTGGGAGGAGTACGAGAAGGTTCTCGGGGTCGTGAGGAAAACAACCGACTGGTTCAGGGAGCGCTATGTGAGGCTTATCACGTCCTACAAGCACATGTACAGCATGATTCACCTCTACCTCGAGGAGTTTCCGGGGAGTCATTTCAACACCGTAGGAATCCTCGGCCTTCCGGAGGCGGCCTCGATTTACCTCAACGAGCCGAAGCTCTGGGAGGAGGGAACGAGAAAGGACTGGCTGAGAGCGGCCGAGCTGATGAAAGAGATGGTAGAGTTCGCGACGGCCAAAGCTAGGGAGTGGATGAGGGAAACCGGAACGCCCTGGAACGTTGAGGAGGTTCCTGGGGAGAGCGCCGCGGCGAAGCTCGCCATAAAGGACATGCGCGAGTTCCCTGAGCTTAAGGAGTACCTCAGCGACCCTGAGAACCCGATTTATTCGACCAGCGTGGCGCCATACTATGGAGCACTTGAGCTGGCTGACAGGATAAGGGTCGAGGAGAAGGTCCAGAAGAGCTTTACCGGCGGAGTGATGATGCATATCTTCCTCGGCGAAGAACCTGACCCCGAGGCGCTGGCAAAGCTCACGAAGAGGCTCATGAGGACAGAGCTGGTTTACTGGAGCTACACCCCAGCGATAACCGTCTGCAACGCCTGCGGCTACTCAACGACTGGTCTGTATACGCACTGTCCAAGATGTGGAAGTGAGAACGTCGAAGTGTGGAGCAGAATAATCGGCTACTACAGACCGCTCAAGAACTGGAACCCCTTCAGGAAGAAGGAGTTCTGGACGAGGAGGCACTACTCCTCTTGA
- a CDS encoding tetratricopeptide repeat protein — protein sequence MNVKEEWERALSEKDCEKLLELFDDYIDAIETEEELREELKRLGEVAVQCDDPYDLLHEIGHVYAHLDDVESAIELYRRVVERKKDDPEEYATALYYLADAYEHFGMPEKAIETYQKLLEHEENVLKNDKEIALTLANLAVNYDELGETEKAIELMEHAKEIFERIGDEKNRLISLLDLAHFHYELGNYDTAEALINEVLRNPRDDEIEINAKLVEAEIHAGREDYDKAFRALREALLKAINVSDDIFGVVFDTLVDFIEGLFNEGEYDTIARNMEAFAELFEDDTAYFFRAIAELARWRAGDDEAKKRFDELYTKVENEELRSILDEWKRPKLSLSLGL from the coding sequence ATGAACGTCAAGGAAGAGTGGGAACGGGCTTTGAGCGAGAAGGACTGCGAGAAATTGCTCGAGCTCTTTGACGATTACATTGACGCGATAGAGACCGAGGAAGAGCTCAGGGAAGAGCTCAAGAGGCTTGGAGAAGTGGCGGTTCAGTGCGACGACCCCTACGACCTGCTCCACGAGATTGGACACGTTTACGCTCACCTCGACGACGTCGAGAGCGCGATTGAACTCTACAGGCGGGTTGTCGAGAGGAAGAAGGACGACCCCGAGGAGTACGCGACGGCGCTCTACTACCTTGCCGATGCCTACGAGCACTTCGGAATGCCCGAGAAGGCGATAGAGACGTACCAGAAACTCCTTGAGCACGAAGAGAACGTCCTGAAGAACGACAAGGAGATAGCGCTGACGTTGGCGAACCTCGCGGTGAACTACGACGAGCTCGGCGAAACGGAGAAGGCCATAGAGCTGATGGAGCATGCGAAAGAGATATTCGAGCGCATCGGCGATGAGAAGAACAGACTCATAAGCCTCCTCGACTTAGCTCATTTCCACTACGAGCTCGGGAACTACGACACCGCTGAGGCGCTGATTAATGAGGTTCTCAGAAACCCGCGCGACGACGAGATTGAGATAAACGCCAAGCTGGTCGAGGCCGAGATTCACGCGGGTAGAGAAGACTACGACAAAGCTTTCAGGGCCCTCCGCGAGGCCTTGCTCAAGGCAATCAACGTGAGCGACGACATTTTCGGGGTCGTCTTCGACACGCTGGTTGACTTCATCGAGGGACTGTTCAATGAGGGGGAATACGACACGATAGCGAGGAACATGGAGGCCTTTGCCGAGCTCTTCGAGGACGATACGGCGTACTTCTTCAGGGCGATAGCCGAGCTGGCGCGCTGGCGTGCCGGAGACGACGAAGCAAAGAAGCGTTTCGACGAGCTTTACACGAAGGTGGAAAACGAGGAGCTCCGCTCGATACTCGACGAGTGGAAGAGGCCGAAGCTGAGTTTGAGTTTGGGGCTTTAG
- a CDS encoding DUF2283 domain-containing protein, whose protein sequence is MKIRYDPKADILYILLKEGPVADTDEVDEDIWFEYDEQGNVIGIEIWNAGENVIRRSLLEIERYAKGLKEEAKT, encoded by the coding sequence ATGAAGATTAGATATGACCCCAAGGCGGACATTCTCTACATTCTCCTCAAGGAGGGCCCGGTAGCGGATACCGATGAAGTAGATGAGGACATCTGGTTCGAGTACGATGAGCAGGGAAACGTAATCGGAATAGAGATTTGGAACGCCGGCGAGAACGTAATTCGGAGGAGTCTCCTTGAGATAGAGCGTTATGCAAAGGGATTAAAAGAAGAGGCAAAAACCTAA
- a CDS encoding DUF4258 domain-containing protein, whose product MSKIILSEHAKLRLRERKIEIDEVHNVMEFPEMKFYDLKSGHFIAIGRRSVPNHWLILAYDDYGDVIEVITIIDTSKSLERGLLRKGRRLGGGFEYED is encoded by the coding sequence ATGTCAAAGATTATACTAAGTGAACACGCGAAATTGCGATTAAGGGAGCGCAAAATTGAAATCGACGAAGTACATAACGTCATGGAGTTCCCAGAGATGAAGTTCTATGATTTGAAATCCGGTCATTTTATCGCAATTGGTCGGAGGAGTGTCCCTAATCACTGGCTAATCCTTGCGTACGATGACTACGGAGATGTAATTGAGGTCATTACAATAATCGATACGAGCAAAAGTCTAGAAAGGGGATTGTTGAGAAAAGGACGTCGTCTAGGAGGTGGATTCGAATATGAAGATTAG
- a CDS encoding elongation factor 1-beta — protein sequence MSDYNMVAVVKVMPTDPEVNLDELEAKLKEVLPEKFGLAKVEREPIAFGLVALKFYVLAKDEEGYDLDQVLEAFRQVENVESAEVETVSRI from the coding sequence ATGAGCGACTACAATATGGTTGCGGTTGTTAAGGTCATGCCGACCGACCCCGAGGTCAACCTCGACGAGCTCGAGGCAAAGCTCAAGGAGGTTCTTCCCGAGAAGTTCGGTCTCGCCAAGGTCGAGCGCGAGCCCATAGCCTTCGGTCTCGTCGCCCTCAAGTTCTACGTCCTGGCCAAGGACGAGGAGGGCTACGACCTCGACCAGGTTCTCGAGGCCTTCAGGCAGGTTGAGAACGTCGAGTCAGCTGAGGTCGAGACCGTTTCGAGGATTTAA
- a CDS encoding zinc finger domain-containing protein — protein sequence MKFEIPVCTSCGKEITPREHATHFVCPNCGEAIIWRCESCRVLSVPYKCPKCGWEGP from the coding sequence ATGAAGTTCGAGATACCCGTATGCACCTCATGCGGAAAGGAAATAACCCCAAGGGAGCACGCCACCCACTTCGTCTGTCCGAACTGCGGTGAGGCGATAATCTGGCGCTGCGAATCCTGCAGGGTCCTCAGCGTTCCCTACAAGTGCCCCAAGTGCGGATGGGAGGGGCCGTGA